In a single window of the Micromonospora inositola genome:
- a CDS encoding ArsR/SmtB family transcription factor gives MSSNTRIPDYDLPDAVDVSTPTQLRAIADPLRATILDLVLERAATVAELATAVDRPKSSVAYHVNVLLEAGMLRVVRTRRVRAIDERYYGRTGRTIHVGVVRRSGDTTTPVCINGLSVAAAESVPAHEADTLYTTMRHARIPKESAAQFWRRVEALIREFTELPRSGDTVYGFVAGLYPTDHPVLPDPDHAPAEDSD, from the coding sequence ATGTCGAGCAATACCCGAATCCCGGACTACGACCTGCCCGACGCCGTCGACGTGTCCACACCCACGCAGCTGCGCGCGATCGCCGACCCGCTTCGGGCCACGATCCTCGACCTGGTGCTCGAGCGGGCCGCCACCGTGGCCGAGCTGGCCACGGCAGTCGACCGTCCAAAGAGTTCGGTCGCCTACCACGTCAACGTGCTGCTCGAGGCCGGGATGCTGCGCGTCGTCCGCACCCGGCGTGTGCGCGCCATCGACGAGCGGTACTACGGACGCACGGGCCGCACCATCCACGTGGGCGTGGTCCGGCGCTCGGGCGACACGACGACGCCGGTGTGCATCAACGGCCTGTCCGTCGCGGCGGCGGAGTCGGTGCCGGCCCACGAGGCGGACACGCTCTACACCACGATGCGCCACGCCCGCATCCCCAAGGAGAGCGCGGCGCAGTTCTGGCGGCGCGTCGAGGCGCTCATCCGGGAGTTCACCGAGCTGCCGCGCTCCGGCGACACGGTCTACGGCTTCGTTGCCGGCCTCTACCCGACCGACCACCCTGTCCTGCCCGACCCGGACCACGCGCCCGCCGAGGACTCGGACTGA
- a CDS encoding dienelactone hydrolase family protein: MFAARSYRDQGDPMAEVLLFHHAQGQTAGVLAFADELRRAGHTVHTPDLYDGRTFATLDDGLAYAREVGFDNLLDRGVGAADGLPEELVYAGFSLGVMPAQKLAQTRAGARGAMLFESCFPVSEFGTAWPAGVPVQIHGMDADPFFAGEGDLDAARALVESAEDAELFVYPGDRHLFADSSLPSYDADAAKLLTQRVLDFLVR; this comes from the coding sequence GTGTTCGCGGCAAGATCCTACCGAGACCAGGGAGACCCCATGGCTGAGGTGTTGTTGTTCCATCACGCGCAGGGTCAGACGGCGGGCGTCCTCGCCTTCGCCGACGAGCTCCGCCGAGCCGGGCACACCGTGCACACGCCGGACCTGTACGACGGCCGCACCTTCGCGACGCTGGACGACGGCCTGGCGTACGCCCGGGAAGTGGGCTTCGACAACCTGCTCGATCGGGGCGTGGGTGCGGCGGACGGGCTGCCCGAGGAGCTCGTCTACGCGGGCTTCTCGCTCGGCGTGATGCCGGCGCAGAAGCTCGCGCAGACCCGGGCCGGCGCGCGCGGGGCGATGCTGTTCGAGTCCTGCTTCCCCGTCTCGGAGTTCGGGACCGCCTGGCCGGCGGGCGTGCCGGTACAGATCCACGGCATGGACGCCGATCCGTTCTTCGCCGGCGAGGGCGACCTCGACGCCGCCCGCGCTCTCGTCGAGTCGGCCGAGGACGCCGAACTGTTCGTCTACCCCGGCGATCGGCACCTGTTCGCCGACTCCAGCCTGCCGTCCTACGACGCGGACGCCGCCAAGCTGCTGACCCAGCGCGTGCTCGACTTCCTCGTCCGCTGA
- a CDS encoding low temperature requirement protein A — MTTARWPELLRGREGELLLDLVYVFALTRLSQRLIEDFTTDRRIVLPEAGQTALLLLALWLVWIHAAWVTSCFDPRQPAIQLMVVWVMFGSMIMAVALPHAFGPRGLVFAVTYVAIQCGKPLFLLLASPHERHNPARTLSWAAVSAVPWLAGAALFPQSPARGVLWTLAIALDYTGLALGWPIPGLGRTRMKEWMIAGEHLAERYQQFIIITLGETILLTGLTFATEFTPDRVLPTVVSFASTVLLWRIYFHRAGIVLPAVLEAAPRPARLGQSGTYTHLVMVTGILTTGVGHALVIDQPLERDPTWLAVIFGGPALFLAGRSRLEYDVFARVSASRVVGLLALAALTPAMLRLPPTIPASTAAIVLAGVAVRDAIREWKHPREEPSPPP; from the coding sequence ATGACGACCGCTCGCTGGCCTGAGCTGCTGCGGGGCCGCGAGGGGGAACTCCTCCTCGACCTGGTTTATGTCTTCGCGCTCACCCGGCTCTCGCAGCGCCTCATCGAGGACTTCACCACCGACCGGCGCATCGTCCTGCCTGAAGCCGGTCAGACGGCACTGCTGCTGCTGGCCCTGTGGTTGGTCTGGATCCACGCGGCATGGGTGACCAGCTGCTTCGATCCGCGACAACCGGCGATCCAGCTGATGGTCGTCTGGGTCATGTTCGGCAGCATGATCATGGCGGTCGCGCTGCCCCATGCGTTCGGCCCGCGGGGTTTGGTCTTCGCGGTCACCTACGTCGCCATCCAATGCGGCAAGCCCCTCTTCCTCCTGCTCGCCTCGCCCCACGAGCGGCACAACCCCGCCCGGACCCTCTCCTGGGCCGCGGTGTCCGCCGTGCCCTGGCTCGCCGGGGCCGCGCTATTCCCGCAGAGTCCCGCGCGCGGGGTGCTGTGGACGCTTGCGATAGCACTGGACTACACGGGACTCGCCCTCGGCTGGCCCATACCGGGGCTTGGTCGCACCCGGATGAAGGAGTGGATGATCGCGGGCGAGCACCTCGCTGAGCGCTACCAGCAGTTCATCATCATCACGCTCGGCGAGACAATCCTGCTCACGGGATTGACCTTCGCCACAGAGTTTACGCCCGACCGGGTGCTGCCGACCGTAGTGTCCTTCGCCAGCACGGTCCTGCTGTGGCGAATCTACTTCCACCGCGCCGGAATCGTGCTGCCCGCCGTCCTCGAGGCCGCCCCCCGCCCGGCCCGCCTCGGTCAGTCCGGGACCTACACCCACCTGGTCATGGTGACCGGCATCCTCACCACCGGCGTGGGCCACGCCCTCGTCATCGACCAGCCCCTCGAACGGGACCCGACGTGGCTCGCGGTCATCTTCGGCGGGCCTGCGCTGTTCCTGGCTGGGCGATCCCGCCTCGAGTACGACGTGTTCGCCCGGGTGTCCGCGTCCCGGGTGGTCGGACTGCTCGCGCTCGCCGCCCTGACGCCGGCGATGCTCCGCCTGCCTCCGACGATCCCCGCCAGCACCGCAGCCATCGTCCTCGCCGGGGTTGCGGTGCGGGACGCGATACGCGAGTGGAAACACCCACGGGAGGAGCCCTCGCCACCTCCCTAG
- a CDS encoding class I SAM-dependent methyltransferase gives MQQEEIWDVDAAQRYDTPDNGMFAPEVLGPTVDRLAELAGGGKALEFAIGTGRVAVPLAERGVRVTGIELSHPMIDQLRTKVEEATIPVVVGDMATAVAPGKYTLVYLVYNTISNLLTQAEQVACFRNAAGHLMPGGRFVIELWVPELRKLPPGQQAMVWRSEPGYIGLDTYDVLRQHVVSHHFTFDESRQARLTRSPHRYIWPAELDLMAQLAGFELETRHADWTGGDFTAESRSHVSVYRIPPND, from the coding sequence ATGCAACAGGAGGAGATCTGGGACGTCGACGCCGCCCAGCGCTATGACACGCCGGACAATGGCATGTTCGCCCCGGAGGTCTTGGGGCCGACCGTGGACCGCCTGGCCGAACTTGCAGGCGGTGGAAAGGCGCTCGAGTTCGCCATCGGAACCGGCCGCGTGGCCGTCCCGCTCGCCGAGCGAGGGGTACGGGTCACTGGCATCGAGCTGTCGCATCCGATGATCGACCAACTGCGAACGAAGGTGGAAGAAGCGACGATCCCCGTGGTCGTCGGCGATATGGCGACTGCCGTCGCCCCAGGGAAGTACACGCTCGTCTACCTCGTCTACAACACGATTTCCAATTTGCTCACTCAGGCCGAGCAGGTTGCGTGCTTCCGCAACGCTGCCGGCCACCTCATGCCCGGTGGCCGGTTCGTGATCGAGCTCTGGGTGCCGGAGCTGCGCAAGCTCCCACCTGGTCAGCAGGCCATGGTGTGGCGTTCCGAGCCCGGGTACATCGGCTTGGACACCTACGATGTTCTACGCCAGCACGTTGTATCGCACCATTTCACGTTCGATGAGAGCAGACAGGCTCGGCTGACCCGCAGCCCGCACCGCTACATCTGGCCGGCCGAGCTCGACCTCATGGCTCAATTGGCCGGGTTCGAGCTGGAAACCAGGCATGCGGACTGGACCGGAGGCGACTTCACCGCCGAATCGCGTTCCCACGTGTCCGTCTATCGCATCCCGCCGAACGACTAG
- a CDS encoding arsenate reductase/protein-tyrosine-phosphatase family protein has protein sequence MAASSQAAPAFMRLAAHPLRWRLLTELADSDLRVRELVTLIGQPQNLVSYHLRLLRDGGLVTATQSSFDGRDSYYHLDLDRCTQALASTGAALHPALRLDGATVAPPVHQRRLPHLAVLFVCTGNSARSPTAEGLLRHHTAGQVEVNSAGSRPRPLLHPNSVRALRDQYGIDIAGQRPRHLDTLAGRRFDYVITLCDKAREVCPEFDDHPRRIHWSIPDPALAGDSDQASYQAFARNAADIDTRIRHLLPVLATRPAMSQGGLSHDRTRRVRQRPLPG, from the coding sequence ATGGCTGCGTCGAGTCAAGCCGCCCCAGCGTTCATGCGCTTGGCCGCCCACCCGCTGCGGTGGCGGCTACTGACCGAACTCGCCGACAGCGACCTGCGGGTCCGCGAGCTGGTCACGCTGATCGGCCAGCCGCAGAACCTGGTCTCCTACCACCTGCGGCTGCTGCGTGACGGCGGCCTGGTCACCGCCACGCAAAGCAGCTTCGACGGCCGCGACAGCTACTACCACCTGGATCTGGACCGCTGCACCCAAGCGCTGGCCAGCACCGGCGCCGCCCTGCACCCGGCCCTACGCTTGGATGGCGCCACGGTGGCCCCACCGGTCCACCAGCGGCGGTTGCCCCACCTCGCCGTGCTGTTCGTATGCACGGGTAACAGCGCCCGCTCACCGACCGCCGAAGGCCTGCTACGCCACCACACCGCCGGACAGGTGGAGGTCAACAGCGCCGGCAGCCGCCCCCGGCCGCTACTGCATCCCAACAGCGTGCGGGCGCTGCGCGACCAGTACGGCATCGACATCGCCGGTCAGCGCCCCCGCCACCTGGACACCCTTGCCGGCCGTCGGTTCGATTACGTGATCACCCTGTGCGACAAGGCCCGCGAGGTCTGCCCCGAGTTCGACGATCACCCTCGCCGCATTCACTGGAGCATCCCTGACCCCGCCTTGGCCGGCGACAGCGACCAGGCCAGCTACCAGGCCTTTGCCCGCAACGCCGCCGACATCGATACCCGCATCCGCCATCTGCTACCCGTCCTCGCTACCCGCCCAGCTATGAGTCAAGGAGGTTTGAGCCATGACCGGACCCGACGAGTACGCCAGCGTCCGCTACCTGGTTGA
- a CDS encoding VOC family protein, with amino-acid sequence MTGPDEYASVRYLVDDVQGAVDFYTTHLGFQLRTTAGPAFADVVRGPLRLLLSGPASSGARATPKDATTPGRNRIHLTVDDLDAEIDRHRGAGLSFRSDVVSGPGGRQILLADPAGNLIELFQPARQTGAATTTP; translated from the coding sequence ATGACCGGACCCGACGAGTACGCCAGCGTCCGCTACCTGGTTGACGACGTCCAGGGAGCCGTCGACTTCTACACCACTCACCTCGGCTTCCAACTCAGGACCACGGCCGGACCCGCCTTCGCTGACGTGGTCCGCGGCCCGCTGCGGCTGCTGCTGTCCGGGCCCGCCAGCTCAGGCGCCCGAGCCACGCCCAAGGACGCCACGACTCCCGGCCGCAACCGCATCCACCTCACCGTCGACGATCTGGACGCCGAGATCGACCGGCACCGGGGCGCTGGACTGTCGTTCCGCAGTGACGTGGTTTCCGGCCCCGGCGGGCGTCAGATCCTGCTGGCCGACCCCGCCGGCAACCTCATCGAACTGTTCCAACCAGCCCGTCAGACCGGTGCCGCGACGACCACCCCCTGA
- a CDS encoding RNA polymerase subunit sigma-70, translating to MSDSPGEQAVWLQRAFDEHRRELHVHCYRLAGNVTDADDLVQETFLRAWRARGRFEGRASARTWFYRIATNVFLDSRKAAGHRTVPSGDPLEWSTELGPYPDALLADDLQAGLAARETVELALIAALMYLPARQRAAFVLRDVYGWTPQEIAGALDTAVAAVNSLLQRARHTLRRHAPADPLDWRRPQLTGEDEEILRRYANARDPETFRALLAEDVRITMPPEPPVVGIDAAARFLGRPLDWRTFPASANGRPALINYLRRPGSPHYEALVVDVLRIEDGKIVESNAFVGARHVAAFGMPATLVPWTSKS from the coding sequence ATGTCTGACTCGCCTGGCGAGCAGGCGGTTTGGCTGCAGCGCGCATTCGACGAGCACCGGCGTGAGCTACACGTGCACTGCTACCGCCTCGCAGGCAACGTCACCGACGCGGACGACCTGGTGCAGGAGACCTTCCTACGCGCCTGGCGCGCCCGAGGCCGCTTCGAGGGGCGGGCGTCCGCGCGCACCTGGTTCTACCGGATCGCCACGAACGTCTTCCTCGACAGCCGCAAGGCGGCTGGTCACCGGACGGTACCGTCGGGTGACCCGCTGGAGTGGTCCACCGAGCTCGGTCCCTATCCCGACGCCCTCCTGGCCGACGACCTCCAGGCCGGTCTCGCCGCCCGGGAGACCGTCGAGCTGGCCCTGATCGCAGCGCTCATGTACCTGCCTGCGCGGCAGCGGGCGGCCTTCGTGCTGCGCGACGTCTACGGCTGGACGCCGCAGGAGATCGCCGGCGCGCTCGACACCGCCGTAGCGGCCGTCAACAGCCTCCTCCAGCGGGCCCGCCACACCCTGCGGCGGCATGCTCCGGCGGACCCGCTGGACTGGCGCCGCCCGCAGCTCACCGGCGAGGACGAAGAGATCCTGCGTCGCTACGCCAACGCGAGGGACCCCGAGACGTTCCGGGCACTGCTCGCCGAGGACGTACGGATCACGATGCCGCCCGAGCCGCCGGTCGTTGGGATCGACGCGGCCGCGAGGTTCCTCGGCCGACCGCTGGACTGGCGTACGTTCCCCGCCTCGGCCAACGGGCGCCCGGCACTGATCAACTATCTCCGCCGGCCCGGCAGCCCGCACTACGAGGCGCTGGTCGTCGACGTACTCCGGATCGAGGACGGGAAGATCGTGGAGAGCAACGCCTTCGTCGGTGCCCGTCACGTCGCCGCCTTCGGCATGCCCGCCACGCTCGTGCCCTGGACGAGTAAGTCCTGA
- a CDS encoding DUF899 family protein codes for MTATPAYSAATPPVVDRETWLRERNELLVREKDHTREGDAIAAARRQLPMTLVPTVTVQGPGGDTPLVEVFEGRRMLIAYFHMWHDGRPFEDQCEGCTFSTCHVQMLDYLHARDVTYAVFCQGPYDDSAAFAEFMGYTFPWYSAKHSDPALADGRGFGFIACYLRDDNRVYETYWTTGRGVEALMTSYHALDLTVYGRQENWENSPEGWPQVSGHPWRLNGRPVAQWTRPGVAPAMMSDARADHARVGRMSACCWAEADLP; via the coding sequence ATGACGGCAACCCCTGCGTACAGCGCCGCCACGCCGCCGGTCGTCGACCGGGAGACCTGGCTGCGCGAGCGCAACGAACTGCTGGTCCGGGAGAAGGACCATACCCGCGAAGGAGACGCGATTGCAGCCGCTCGTCGTCAGCTGCCGATGACCTTGGTGCCGACAGTGACGGTGCAGGGCCCCGGCGGGGACACCCCGTTGGTGGAGGTGTTCGAGGGCCGCCGGATGCTCATCGCCTACTTCCACATGTGGCACGACGGCAGACCGTTCGAGGATCAGTGTGAGGGGTGCACTTTCTCGACGTGTCACGTGCAGATGTTGGACTACCTGCATGCCCGGGACGTCACCTACGCCGTGTTCTGCCAGGGCCCCTACGACGACAGTGCCGCGTTCGCGGAGTTCATGGGCTACACGTTCCCCTGGTACTCGGCGAAACACTCCGACCCGGCTCTGGCGGACGGTCGCGGATTCGGGTTCATCGCGTGCTACCTGCGCGACGACAACCGGGTCTACGAGACCTACTGGACCACAGGGCGGGGCGTGGAGGCGTTGATGACCAGCTACCACGCCCTGGACCTCACCGTGTACGGCCGGCAAGAGAACTGGGAGAACTCACCCGAAGGGTGGCCCCAGGTCAGCGGCCACCCGTGGCGTCTCAACGGCCGCCCTGTAGCGCAGTGGACCCGCCCGGGCGTCGCGCCGGCGATGATGTCGGACGCTCGAGCTGATCATGCCCGGGTCGGCCGCATGTCGGCCTGCTGCTGGGCCGAGGCGGATCTCCCCTGA
- a CDS encoding VOC family protein: MSTNVDMKLEVVVIPVSDVDRAKEFYGRLGWRLDQTPPGVIQFTPHGSGCSVQFGTNLTSAAPGSAKEYLIVSDIEAARNALVAAGIEVSEVFHIGPDGPVSGLDPERRSYFSRASFRDPDGNDWLLQEITTRLPGRIEAAATSFGSASDLASALRRAAAAHGEHEKRIGEADANWPDWYAEYMVSEQTGAELPK, encoded by the coding sequence ATGAGCACGAACGTCGACATGAAGCTCGAGGTGGTCGTCATCCCGGTCTCGGATGTCGACCGCGCGAAGGAGTTCTACGGGCGCCTCGGGTGGAGGCTGGACCAGACACCGCCTGGCGTGATCCAGTTCACGCCGCACGGCTCCGGGTGCTCAGTCCAATTCGGTACGAATCTCACGTCGGCCGCGCCCGGTTCAGCCAAGGAATACCTGATCGTGTCCGACATCGAGGCGGCCCGGAACGCGCTGGTCGCCGCCGGTATCGAGGTGAGCGAGGTTTTCCACATCGGCCCGGACGGCCCGGTCAGCGGTCTGGATCCCGAGCGCCGCAGCTACTTCTCGCGCGCCTCGTTCCGCGATCCCGATGGCAACGACTGGCTGCTGCAGGAGATCACGACCCGGCTTCCCGGGCGCATCGAGGCTGCCGCGACTTCGTTCGGCTCCGCAAGCGACCTGGCGAGCGCGCTTCGGCGTGCGGCGGCCGCCCACGGCGAGCACGAGAAGCGCATCGGCGAGGCGGACGCGAACTGGCCCGACTGGTACGCGGAGTACATGGTGAGCGAGCAGACAGGCGCCGAACTGCCCAAGTAA
- a CDS encoding YbfB/YjiJ family MFS transporter, with product MPDHPRRAATGGPAVDLPIREPNCPPDDCWLRWFGALLTSHTLEGVGYIIAGTFLAAAIDQTAPGWVGRGAWVLVGLAALPSSALWAFPQSKGSGSSRFTHLRSTE from the coding sequence ATGCCTGATCACCCTCGCCGCGCGGCGACGGGTGGGCCCGCAGTTGATCTCCCAATCCGCGAGCCGAACTGCCCGCCGGACGACTGCTGGCTGCGCTGGTTCGGCGCGCTCCTGACCAGCCACACGCTGGAAGGCGTCGGCTACATCATCGCCGGGACGTTCCTGGCCGCTGCGATCGACCAAACCGCGCCGGGCTGGGTCGGCAGGGGCGCCTGGGTCCTCGTCGGCCTCGCCGCCCTGCCATCCTCGGCGCTGTGGGCATTTCCGCAGTCCAAAGGCAGTGGATCGTCCCGCTTCACACACCTGCGCTCAACGGAGTGA
- a CDS encoding DUF1223 domain-containing protein, with protein sequence MADPSRTGSDRARPPDSPLQARDVARAGGGFAVVEMFTSQGCSSCPPAEEVLTEIERDARKREQPIYALGFHVDYWDDLGWPDRFADEAYTARQQAYARAFGSGQLYTPQMVINGTVEFVGSDRRRAATAIASALTAVATTPLALSVEDAARSTGGGRRVVVGYQTERPPQRAVLNVAIVERGLESEVARGENAGRTLRQDNVVRAFTSVDLDAERGRVELDVPPDLDPRQASVVGYVQNDGDKAIVSATATDVSAEPG encoded by the coding sequence ATGGCGGACCCGTCGCGCACAGGGTCGGATCGTGCCCGCCCGCCTGATTCGCCGCTGCAGGCGCGGGACGTCGCGCGGGCCGGTGGCGGCTTCGCCGTCGTGGAGATGTTCACCTCCCAGGGCTGCTCGAGCTGTCCTCCCGCGGAGGAGGTGCTGACCGAGATCGAGCGCGACGCCCGGAAGCGGGAACAACCCATCTACGCCCTCGGCTTCCACGTCGACTACTGGGACGACCTGGGCTGGCCCGACCGGTTCGCGGACGAGGCGTACACCGCCCGGCAGCAGGCGTACGCGCGCGCCTTCGGCTCCGGGCAGTTGTACACGCCGCAGATGGTCATCAACGGCACCGTCGAGTTCGTCGGTTCCGACCGTCGGCGGGCGGCGACGGCGATCGCGTCCGCCCTGACGGCGGTAGCCACCACGCCGCTCGCACTGTCGGTCGAGGACGCTGCCAGGAGCACCGGCGGCGGACGTCGGGTGGTGGTGGGCTATCAAACTGAGCGGCCCCCGCAGCGGGCGGTGTTGAACGTGGCGATCGTGGAACGTGGCCTGGAAAGCGAGGTCGCCCGAGGTGAGAACGCCGGGCGGACGTTGCGCCAGGACAACGTGGTGCGCGCCTTCACGTCCGTGGATCTGGACGCGGAGCGTGGGCGGGTGGAACTGGACGTGCCGCCAGATCTTGATCCTCGACAAGCCTCGGTGGTCGGCTACGTGCAGAACGACGGTGACAAGGCCATCGTCAGCGCCACGGCCACCGACGTGTCCGCCGAGCCCGGATGA
- a CDS encoding glycoside hydrolase family 18 protein, giving the protein MRPFHHRHLTALVALATVLVTATPPTAASADDSPNRRAGYHRVGYFTQWGIYGRAFPVKKLDTSGAASRLTHVNYAFGNVSEDGRCYVDGGAGEGDAWADYQRPVPAEESVDGVADAWGEPLNGNFGQLAKLKAKHPDLKVLISLGGWSWSTYFSNAARTDASRRAFVASCIDLYLKGNLPVLDGGSGGPAAAAGVFDGIDLDWEWPNWPGEPGNVIRPEDRQNFTKLLAEFRRQLDAYGRKTRKHYPLTAFLPANPATMDAGYEGREIFPYLDFATVQGYDFHGAWDAVTNQQSALRVPAGAPDSPDFSAEVAIDGWIARGAPREKLVLGIPYYGRGWTDVTGGGNGLFQPAAGPAPATFEAGYEDYRRLKTLAGNGFTVHRDLRAGHAWLFDGTTFWTYDDPAVVLQKTLYIRRAGLAGAMVWSLDGDDDNATLTKTISLGLATP; this is encoded by the coding sequence ATGCGACCATTCCACCACCGCCACCTCACCGCCCTCGTCGCCCTGGCGACCGTGCTGGTCACCGCCACCCCGCCGACCGCCGCGAGCGCGGATGACAGCCCGAACCGCCGGGCCGGTTACCACCGGGTCGGCTACTTCACCCAGTGGGGCATCTACGGCCGGGCCTTCCCAGTCAAGAAGCTCGACACCTCCGGGGCGGCGAGCCGCCTCACCCACGTCAACTACGCCTTCGGCAACGTCAGCGAGGACGGGCGCTGCTATGTGGACGGTGGGGCGGGCGAGGGTGACGCCTGGGCCGACTACCAGCGTCCCGTCCCGGCGGAGGAGAGCGTCGACGGAGTTGCCGACGCCTGGGGCGAACCGCTCAACGGCAACTTCGGCCAACTGGCCAAGCTCAAGGCCAAGCACCCCGATCTGAAGGTGCTGATCTCGCTGGGCGGCTGGAGCTGGTCGACGTACTTCTCCAACGCCGCCCGCACCGACGCCTCCCGCAGGGCGTTCGTCGCCTCCTGCATCGACCTCTACCTCAAGGGCAACCTCCCAGTCCTGGACGGTGGCAGTGGCGGCCCGGCCGCGGCCGCCGGCGTCTTCGACGGCATCGATCTGGACTGGGAGTGGCCGAACTGGCCGGGTGAGCCGGGCAACGTGATCCGCCCGGAGGACCGGCAGAACTTCACCAAGCTGCTCGCCGAGTTCCGCCGGCAACTCGACGCGTACGGCCGGAAAACCCGCAAGCACTACCCGCTGACCGCCTTTCTGCCGGCCAATCCGGCGACGATGGACGCCGGGTATGAGGGGCGCGAGATCTTCCCGTACCTGGACTTCGCAACGGTGCAGGGGTACGACTTCCACGGCGCCTGGGACGCGGTGACAAACCAGCAGTCGGCGCTGCGTGTGCCGGCGGGAGCGCCGGACAGCCCGGACTTCTCCGCCGAGGTGGCGATCGACGGCTGGATCGCCCGCGGTGCGCCGCGCGAGAAACTGGTCCTGGGAATCCCGTACTACGGTCGGGGCTGGACGGACGTCACCGGGGGTGGGAACGGCCTGTTCCAGCCCGCGGCCGGGCCCGCGCCGGCCACCTTCGAGGCCGGATACGAGGACTACCGGCGGCTCAAGACCCTGGCCGGCAATGGCTTCACCGTTCACCGCGACCTTCGTGCCGGGCACGCCTGGTTGTTCGACGGCACGACGTTCTGGACATACGATGATCCGGCGGTGGTGCTGCAGAAGACGCTGTACATCCGGCGGGCCGGCCTGGCCGGAGCAATGGTCTGGTCGCTGGACGGCGACGACGACAACGCCACGTTGACCAAGACGATCAGCCTCGGACTTGCGACGCCGTAG
- the pdxY gene encoding pyridoxal kinase PdxY, whose amino-acid sequence MKILSIQSSVAYGHVGNSAAVFPLQRLGHEVWPVLTVHFSNHTGYGAWRGPLLAPADVAEVIAGIEDRGVLGDADAVLSGYQGDPAMGAVILDAVEKVKAANPDAVYCCDPVMGDVGRGMFVRPGIPEYMRDTVVPRADIVTPNQFELEFLAGRATDSPRELLEAVDVVRGMGPRHVLVTSVLHGDVPDGSLEMVAVSDEGAWAVTTPLLPISPNGAGDVTAALYLAHLLTTGSPATALEHTAAAIFTVLEATLAAGTREIQLIAAQDAIADPPKRFAAKPYAT is encoded by the coding sequence GTGAAGATCCTGTCCATCCAATCCTCGGTCGCCTACGGTCACGTCGGCAACTCCGCTGCCGTCTTCCCCCTGCAGCGGCTGGGCCACGAGGTCTGGCCGGTGCTTACCGTTCATTTCTCCAACCACACCGGGTACGGCGCGTGGCGCGGGCCGCTTCTGGCGCCGGCCGATGTTGCCGAGGTGATCGCGGGCATCGAGGATCGTGGGGTCCTCGGGGACGCCGACGCGGTGCTGTCTGGCTACCAGGGCGACCCGGCGATGGGCGCGGTGATCCTCGACGCGGTGGAGAAGGTGAAGGCGGCCAACCCGGATGCGGTGTACTGCTGCGACCCGGTGATGGGCGACGTCGGCCGCGGCATGTTCGTACGGCCGGGAATCCCCGAGTACATGCGGGACACGGTGGTGCCGCGCGCCGACATCGTCACTCCGAATCAGTTCGAGTTGGAGTTCCTCGCGGGTCGTGCGACGGACTCGCCGAGGGAGCTGCTGGAGGCGGTCGACGTCGTGCGCGGGATGGGGCCGCGGCACGTTCTGGTCACCAGTGTGCTGCACGGTGACGTCCCTGACGGGTCGCTGGAGATGGTGGCCGTGTCGGACGAGGGCGCTTGGGCGGTGACCACGCCGCTGCTGCCGATCAGCCCGAATGGCGCCGGCGACGTCACGGCGGCGTTGTATCTCGCGCACCTGTTGACGACCGGCTCGCCCGCCACGGCGCTGGAGCATACCGCCGCCGCTATCTTCACCGTTCTTGAGGCGACCCTCGCGGCAGGCACCCGCGAGATCCAGCTGATCGCCGCCCAGGACGCGATCGCTGACCCGCCCAAGAGGTTCGCCGCCAAGCCGTACGCCACGTAG